CATCTGGCCGGGGCCGAGGATCGCCAGCAGGTTCTCGCGCCCGTCGGAGGACGTGCGGCCCAGCTTCACCTTGCCCTCGAGCACGACGTAGAGCTTGTCGCCGGAGTCGCCCTCGCGGAACAACACGTCACCGCGACGCAACCGGCTCTCGGTCATGGACGTGCGCAGCGCGGACGCGGCCTCGTCGTCCAGAGCGCTGAAGAGTGGTGCCTGACGCAGTACGTCGTTGTCCACCGGACCTCCTGGAGTACGTGCGGTGATGTGCCGTCACCCGCGCAGGATGCACGGACCTGGGCATCCTATCCAGTGGACTTGGTCACACGTGCCACCGGGACGGTCGTGGCGCGGCGACCGCGGCGGCCACAGGTGTCGGTCTCGTCTCGTACCCTTGCCGCGTGCCCGACCCCGAGACCCCCACCGCGCTCGTGCGCCGCGCGCGCAAGACGGACCGGGTCCTGGCCGAGACCTACCCCGAGGCGCGCTGCGAGCTCGACTTCGAGGACCCCTTCCAGCTCCTGGTGGTCACCGTGCTGTCCGCCCAGACCACCGACCGACGGGTCAACGCCGTGCGGCCCACGCTCTTCGCGGCCTACCCCGACGCCCCGTCGATGGCGGCCGCAGACAGGGCCCGGCTCGAGGAGATCGTCGGTCCCCTGGGCTTCTTCCGGGCCAAGACCGAGTCCCTCCTCAAGCTCTCGGCCCACCTCGTCGAGCACCACGACGGACAGGTGCCGCCGCGGCTGGTCGACCTGGTGAAGCTGCCCGGCGTGGGGCGCAAGACCGCCAACGTGGTGCTCGGCAACGCCTTCGACGTCCCCGGCATCACCGTCGACACCCACTTCGGTCGCCTGGCCCGGCGGCTGGGCTGGACCGAGGAGACCGATCCGGTCAAGGTCGAGCACGCCGTCGGGGCGCTGTTCCCGAAGAAGGACTGGACGATGCTCAGCCACCGCCTGATCTGGCACGGACGGCGGCGCTGCCACGCCCAGCGTCCTGCGTGCGGTGCCTGCCCGGTGGCGCGCTGGTGCCCGTCGTACGGCGAGGGCCCGACCGACCCCGAGACCGCGGCGAAGCTCGTGAAGACCGAGGCGCGCCGATGACCCGACGTCCCCTCGCGATCGTCCTGGCGACGGCCGCGCTGGTGCTGGGCGCCTGCGGGGGAGGGGACGGCTCGTTCGTCCCCGCCCCGGGTCCGGCCCGGATCGACGTCGAGACCCCGGCCCTGCGCGACATGAAGGCCGAGGCCGGGATCGAGGACTGCCGACCGGGCACCGGCGCGCCGGTCGAGGGAGGGCTCCCCGAGCTCGAGCTGGCCTGCTTCGGCGGCGGCCCGGGCGTCGACCTGTCCGCGCTGCGCGGACCGCTGGTCCTCAACGCCTGGTTCGCCACCTGCGCCCCCTGCAAGCGCGAGCTGCCGGTGCTGCAGGACTTCTACGAGCAGCACGGCGACGAGGTGGACGTCCTCGGCGTCGACTACGCCGACCCGATCACCGAGGGCGCGATGCAGCTGCTGACCCGCAGCGGCGTGACCTACCCCCAGGTGGCCGACACGCAGGGAGACCTCAGCGTCGACCCGGTCGTGCGTGCCGTCGCCTTCCCCACCACGGTCCTGGTGGGCGCGGACGGCACCGTCGAGGCGGTGCTGCCGATGGAGATCCGCAGCGTCGAACAGCTCGAGGACCTCGTGGCCGAGCACCTCGGGGTGCGGCTGTGAGCGGCCACAGCGGTTCTGTGGCCCCGCTGCCGCAGTGGCTGCTGCCGGTGCAGGAGGGCGCGCAGGCGATCACCGCCGACCGCCTCTCCCGCTTCACCCCGCCGGCCGACGGCAGCGCCCGGCCCGGGGCGGTGCTGATGCTGTTCGCGGAGGGACCGGCCGGTCCCGAGCTGCTGCTGACCGAGCGTGCCCACGACATGCGCTCCCACCCCGGCCAGGTCTCGTTCCCCGGCGGCGGGGTGGACCCCGGCGAGACCGCGGTGCAGGCGGCGCTGCGGGAGGCGGAGGAGGAGGTCGGCCTCGAGCCGGCCGAGGTCCGGGTCTTCGCCACCCTGCCCGACCTGTGGCTGCCCCCCAGCAACTTCGCGGTCACCCCGGTCCTGGGCTGGTGGGCGCACCCCAGCGGCGTGCACATCGCCAGCAGCGCCGAGGTGCACGCGATCCACCACGTGCCGGTCAGCGAGCTGCTCGCCGCCGAGCACCGCGTCACGGTGCGCCACCCCCGGGGCTTCGAGAGCCCCGGCTTCCTCATCGGGCCCGACAACGACGTGATCCTGTGGGGCTTCACCGGCGGCATCATCGCCAAGCTCTTCGACTTCCTGGGCTGGACCACGCCGTGGGACGAGTCGCGGATCTGCGAGCTGCCGGACTACATGCTCGCCGCCGACCCACGCCCCCGACCGGACCACCCCACGACCGGTGGGCTCCTCGACATCGAGGACGTCCCCGACCGACCCGACGAGGACATCTGAGGCCCGATGAACCTGCTCGACTGGCTGCTGGCCCTCCTCGTCCTCGCCTACGCCCTCTCCGGCTACTGGCAGGGCTTCATCACCGGTGCCTTCGCGACCGCCGGGCTGCTGGCCGGCGGGCTCTTCGGGATCTGGCTGGCACCGATCGCGCTCGGTGACGCCAACCCGTCGCTGCTGGTCACGCTCGGCGCGCTGTTCATCGTCATCCTGGCCGCCTCGCTGGGCCAGGCGACGCTGCAGTACGTCGGCGCCCGCCTGCGCTCGCGCATCACCTGGCAGCCGGTGCGCGCGCTCGACGCCGTCGGCGGGGCCGCGCTGAGCGCCGTGGCGGTGCTGCTGGTGGCCTGGGCGCTCGGGGTCGCCGTCTCGGGGTCACGGATCGCCGGGGTGACGCCGATGGTGCGGTCCTCGACGGTGCTGGCCAAGGTCGACAACGCCCTGCCGCAGTCGGCCGGCGGCCTGCTGCAGGCCTTCAACACCGTGGTGGGCACCAGCTTCTTCCCCCGCTACCTCGAGCCGTTCGCCCCCGAGCGCATCATCGAGGTCGCGCCCGGTGACGAGCGGATGCTGCGCCGTCCGGCGGTGCAGCGGGCAGCCCCCAGCGTGCTCAAGATCCGGGGCGCCAACTCCTGCGGCAACGGGGTCGAGGGCAGCGGGTTCGTCTACGCCCCCGACCGGTTGATGACCAACGCCCACGTCGTCGCCGGCGTGGACGCCCCACAGGTCCAGCTCGAGTCCGGTCCCGTCGAGGGGCGCGTCGTCTACTACAACCCCGACGTCGACGTGGCAGTGGTGTCCTTCGACTCCGGGTCGCTGCCGGCGCTCGAGTTCGCCCAGGCGGCCCCCAAGGACGCCGTGGCGGTGCTCGGCTACCCCCTGGACGGTCCCTACGACGTCCGCGCCGCCCGAATCCGGGCCGAGCAGCGGCTGCGCTCACCCAACATCTACGGCGACGGGGCCGTCATCCGCGAGGTGTTCTCGCTGCGCGGCCTGGTGCGCCCGGGCAACTCCGGTGGCCCGATCATCTCGACGCGCGGCGACGTGGTCGGGGTGGTCTTCGCGGCCTCGGTCACCGACGGCGACACCGGCTACGCGCTGACCACCGACCAGGTCGAGCAGGCCGCCGACCAGGGCCGCGCGGCGACGTCGCCGGTCTCGACAGGCGCCTGCGCGGGGTGAGCGCGCCGCCCTGACCGAGGAAGGAGGTCAGGGCGGCGCGCGAAGGTCGAGCAAGCCCCGCGTCCGAGGAACGAGGGCGCGCAGGGGCGGGTCGAGACCCAGCCGGGCCGGGGGGCGAGCCGGCGAGGTGGCGGGCGTACCCACAGGCGGCCGTGAGCAGCCCGGACACCCACGGCGATCCGAGCGCCAGGCGATCGAGCGATGAAGCCTCAGGCGGTGTGCTGGCCCTTCAGGGCGGACGGGATCTGCTTGCCCTGGGCGATCGCCTTCTCCGGCGCACGCACCTGCTTGACCTTCTTGATGCCGATGAGCACGAGCAGGCCGGCGAGGGCGACGTACAGGCCGAAGACGATCAGGAAGGACCAGTGCAGCCCGAGGCCGGCCCAGTGGATGAAGTAGGCGATCGCGACCGAGAGCATGATGATCGCGAGCACACCCAGGAACCCGGCGGCGGCGAAGAGCCCGGCGCCGATGCCGCCGGCCTTGACGCTCACCTTGAGCTCGGACTTGGCGAGCGCGATCTCCTTCGAGATCAGGCTGGAGATGTCGCGGCTGGCGTCGGTGACCAGGCGTCCGATGGTGGGATCGGTGTCCTTGACCGGCTCGATGGCCATGCGGTTGCTCCCCTGGTGGTGTGTGCGTGCTCCGGGCTCCGACCCTACAAGCCCGTAGCCCCACCCGCGCCGCCAGTGGGGGTGAGCCTCAGTAGGGCGGGGTGGCGGGGTCGTTGTCCCCGGCCTGGTAGACGTCGGGGATGTCGTCGCGGTCGGTGTCGACCTGCTCGGCCTCCCACAGCTTCTTGTAGACCCGGTTGCGGGAGCGGAGCACGATCGTGGCCAGGACGACCGCCAGGGCCGAGCCGATCAGCACCCCGACCTTGACGTGGTCGTCACGCTCGGAGCCCTGGCCGAAGGCCAGCTCGCCGATCAGCAGCGAGACGGTGAACCCGATGCCCGCCAGCATGGACAGCCCGATCACGTCGATCCAGGCCAGGTCGTCGTCGAGGTCGGCCTTGGTGAACTTCGACAGCAGCCACGTCGAGCCGGTGATGCCGATGGCCTTGCCGGCCACGAGACCGGTGACGATGCCCAGCGCGACGGGGTCCTTGAAGGAGTCGACCAGGCCGCTGAAGCCGCCGACGGTGACGCCGGCGGCGAAGAAGGCGAAGACCGGGACCGCGATACCCGCTGAGATGGGTCGCACCAGGTGCTCGAGGTGCTCGGCGAGACCCGGCTTGTCGGAGTCCTTGTCCTTGCGCAGCACCGGCACCGTGAAGCCCAGCAGCACACCGGCGACGGTGGCGTGCACGCCGGACTCGTGCACCAGGACCCAGGCGAGGAGCGCCAGGGGGATGAGCAGGAAGCCGGGGAAGATCCGCTTCTGGGCCAGGAACCCGAACACCAGGATCGGCAGGATGCCCAGCGCCAGGAAGAGCAGGTCGAGGTCCTCGGTGTAGAAGATCGCGATGATTGTGATGGCCAGCAGGTCGTCGACGACGGCCAGGGTCAGCAGGAAGGTGCGCAGGCCCGAGGGCAGGTGGGTGCTGATGACCGCGAGGATCGCGACCGCGAAGGCGATGTCGGTGGCCGTCGGGATCGCCCAGCCCCTCGGCGCGCCGTCGGCGGCGGCGAAGTTCCAGGCCAGGTAGAGCAGCGCCGGCACGGCCATGCCGCCGACCGCGGCGGCCATCGGCAGCGCCGCCCGCTTGGGGTCCCTCAGGTCTCCGGCGACGAACTCACGCTTGAGCTCGAGGCCGACGACGAAGAAGAAGATCGCCAGCAGCCCATCGGCGGCCCAGGTGCCGATCGAGAGGTCGAGGTGCAGGGTGAAGGCACCGAGATCGAGGGGCGCGGAGAGCGGCTTGAAGTCGCGGATCGCCTCGTAGGTGCCGGCGAAGGGGGTGTTGGCCCACACGATCGCGATCAGGGCACCGACGATGAGCAGCAGACCGCCGGTGGTCTCGGCGCGCAGCACCCCCGCGATGCGGGAGTCCTCGAGGAAGCTCCCTCGGGAGAAGAGGCGGGGTGAAGAGGTGCTGGAGTTCACGAGGGCTCCTCGGATCGATCAGCGGTCATGAGCGAGGTCGTCGACAGGGGTCGACAAGACAGTTGCCGACCAGACTTCCCGGCGCACCAGTCAGTCATCGTAGCGGCGCACGCGCTCACCCCGCACGGTCGACCCGGCCGGAGAGGACCGGCCGGGTCGCCACCGGGACTACTCGTCGCCCCGGCCTCCGGAGACGCCCGAGGAGATCAGGTCCATCACCGAGGAGTCGGCCAGGGTCGTGACGTCCCCGACCTCGCGGTTCTCGGCGACGTCGCGCAGCAGGCGGCGCATGATCTTGCCGGAGCGGGTCTTGGGCAGCTCCGGCACGATCATGATCTGGCGCGGCTTGGCGATCGGGCCGATCTCCTTGCGCACGTGGGCGCGCAGCTCCTCGACGATGTCCGCGCCGCCGTCGCCGGCCTCGTCGCGCAGGATCACGAAGGCGCACACGGCCTGGCCGGTGTCCTCGTCCTGGGCGCCGACCACCGCCGCCTCGGCCACCTTGGGGTGCGAGACCAGCGCCGACTCGATCTCGGTGGTGGAGAGCCGGTGGCCCGAGACGTTCATGACGTCGTCGACGCGGCCGAGCACCCAGAGGTCACCGTCGTCGTCGAGCTTGGCGCCGTCCCCGGCGAAGTAGTAGCCGAGCTTCTCGAAGCGCGCCCAGTAGGTCTCCTTGTACCGCTCGTCGTCGCCCCAGATCGTGCGCAGCATCGCGGGCCACGGCTTGGTGAGCACGAGGTAGCCCCCGCCGCCCTTGGCGACCTCGCGGCCCTCCTCGTCGACCACGGCCGCCGAGATCCCGGGGATCGGCACCATCGCCGACCCGGGCTTGCCGGCGGTGACGCCGGGCAGCGGCGAGATCAGGATCTGGCCGGTCTCGGTCTGCCACCAGGTGTCCACGACCGGGGTGCGGTCGCCGCCGATGACGTGGCGGTACCAGACGTAGGCCTCAGGGTTGATCGGCTCGCCGACCGAACCCAGCAGGCGCAGGCTCGACAGGTCGTGGCGGTCGGGGATCTCTCGCCCCTGCTTCATGAACGAGCGGATCGCCGTGGGCGCGGTGTAGAGGATCGTGACGCCCTGCTGCTCGATGATCTGCCACCAGCGGCCCTTCTCCGGTGAGTCCGGGGTGCCCTCGTAGAGCACCTGGGTCACGCCGTTGGCGAGCGGGCCGTAGACGATGTAGGAGTGGCCGGTGACCCAGCCGATGTCGGCGGTGCACCAGAAGACGTCGTCGGGCTTGATGTCGAAGACCGCCCAGTGCGTGTACGCCGCCCCGGTGAGGTAGCCGCCGGTGGTGTGCAGGATGCCCTTGGGCTTGCCGGTGGTGCCCGAGGTGTACATGACGTAGAGCGGGTGCTCGGCGTCGAAGGCCTCGTGGGCGTGCTCTGTCGAGGCCCGGTCCACGCTCTCGTGCCACCACACGTCGACGGCGTCGTCCCAGCTGTCGGCGCCGAGGTCCTGGCCGGTGCGGCGCACCACCAGGACCTTCTCCACGGTGTGCCCCAGGCCGGCGGCCTTGACGCGGGCCTCGTCGACGGCGGGCTTGAGCGCGGAGGGTGCCCCGCGGCGGTAGCCGCCGTCGGCGGTCACGACGACCTTGGCCTGGCAGTCCTCGAGCCGGGACGCGAGGGCGTCGGAGGAGAAGCCGCCGAAGACCACGGTGTGCGGGGCGCCGATGCGGGCGCAGGCCAGCATCGCCACGACGGCCTCGGGGATCATCGGCATGTAGATCGCGACCCGGTCGCCTGTCTGCACGCCCAGGTCGATCAACGTGTTCGCGGCCTGGCAGACCAGGTCCTGGAGCTCGGCGTAGGTGATGTCACGCGTGTCGTCGACGGGCTCGCCGACGAAGTGGAACGCGACCTTGTCGCCGCGCCCGGCCTCCACGTGGCGGTCCACGCAGTTGTACGCCGCGTTGAGGCGACCGCCCTCGAACCACTTGGCGAACGGCGGGTCGTCCCAGTTCAGGACCCGGTCCCAGGGGGTGGCCCAGGTCAGGCGCCCGGCCTGCTCGGCCCAGAACGCCTCCGGGTCGGCCGCGGCGGCGTCGTACGCCTCCGCGGTGACGTTGGCGTTCGCCGCGAGCTCGGCGGGCGGCTCGAACCGGCGGTCCTCCTTGAGCAGGTTCGACAGGGTCTCGTCGCTCACGGTCTCTCGTCTCCTGGGTCGGGGTGCAGTGAAGGGGTGAAGGGTGGTGCAGGTGGTGTCGGCCACACTAGGCCGCGGCGGGGAGCAGCGGAACGGCCCCCGGTGCGCGGGTGCCGGGTCGGCGCCCGGTGGCGCCGACCCGGCGGGTGCGGCGTCTCAGATCTCGCCGGCCTGGTGCTGGGCGACGAGCTTGGTCTTGCCGGGGTAGCGGATCTCCTCGACGAGCTCCTGCATCAGCGGGGAAGGCTTCGCGGTGAACTGCGAGACCGCGATCGTGACCGCGAAGTTGATCAGCATCCCGATCGTGCCGAAGCCGGTCTCGGGGATGCCGAGGAGGCCGTCGGAGTTCCCGTAGATGTCGATGGTCCAGATCATGTAGGCCATCGTCACCGTCAGTCCGGTCACCATGCCGGCCACGGCGCCCTTCGCGGTGCAGTTCTTCCAGAAGATCCCGAGCACCAGGATCGGGAAGAAGCTGGCCGCGGCGAGCCCGAAGGCCAGCGCCACCACCTGCGCCACGAAGCCGGGCGGGTTGATGCCGAAGTAGCCGGCGACCAGGATCGCGCCGCCCATGGCGATGCGACCGACCAGCAGCTGCTTGGCCTCGGTGGCCCGCGGGTTGATCTTCTTGTAGTAGACGTCGTTGGCCACCGACGAGGAGATCACCAGCAGCAGCCCGGAGGCCGTCGACAGTGCCGCCGCCAGGGCCCCCGCCGCGACCAGGCCGACGATGGGGGCCGGCAGGCCGCCGATCTCGGGGCTGGCCAGCACGATGATGTCGTTGTTGATGACCGTCTCGGTGGCGAAGTCGATGATGCCGTTGCCGTTGGCGTCGGTGGCCGAGACCAGCCCGACCTCCGACCAGGTGTTGAACCAGCCCGGCTCGGAGCCGATCGCGGTGCCGTTGAGGTCCTGGAGGATCTGCAGCTTGGTGAACGCCGCCACCGACGGGGCGGTGGTGTAGAGCAGGGCGATGAAGAAGATCGCCCACAGCGCGCTGTAGCGCGCCGCCCGCACGCTCTTGGCGGTGTAGAAGCGCACGATGACGTGCGGCAGGCCGGCGGTGCCGAACATCAGCGCGGCGGTGATGAGCACCATGTTGGGCATCGAGGTCTGCGTGAAGGCCTCGCTGTACGCCGCCAGGCCGAGGTCCTGCTGCAGCCCGTCGAGCTCGGCGAGGATGTCACCGAACCCGATCTGCGGCAGCGGGATGCCGGTGACCTTCGTCGAGACCGCGAACGCCGGGATCATGTAGGCCACGATCAGCACGGAGTACTGCGCGACCTGGGTCCAGGTGATGCCCTTCATGCCGCCGAGCACGGCGTAGAAGAACACGATCGTCATGCCGATGATGACACCGGTCGTGGTGCCCACACCCAGGAAGCGGGTGAAGACCAGCCCGGCGCCGGCCATCTGCCCGGCGACGTAGACGAACGACACGACGATCGCGGCGAGCACGGCGACCAGCCGCGCGGTCTCGGAGTACCGGTCGCCGACGAAGTCGGGGAGCGTGTACTTGCCGAACTTGCGCAGGTACGGCGCGAGCAGCAGCGCCAGCAGCACGTAGCCGCCGGTCCACCCCATCAGGAAGACGCCCCCCGCGTAGCCGTTGTAGGCGAAGGCCACGATGCCGGCCAGCGAGATGAA
This Nocardioides dokdonensis FR1436 DNA region includes the following protein-coding sequences:
- the nth gene encoding endonuclease III, yielding MPDPETPTALVRRARKTDRVLAETYPEARCELDFEDPFQLLVVTVLSAQTTDRRVNAVRPTLFAAYPDAPSMAAADRARLEEIVGPLGFFRAKTESLLKLSAHLVEHHDGQVPPRLVDLVKLPGVGRKTANVVLGNAFDVPGITVDTHFGRLARRLGWTEETDPVKVEHAVGALFPKKDWTMLSHRLIWHGRRRCHAQRPACGACPVARWCPSYGEGPTDPETAAKLVKTEARR
- a CDS encoding TlpA family protein disulfide reductase — encoded protein: MTRRPLAIVLATAALVLGACGGGDGSFVPAPGPARIDVETPALRDMKAEAGIEDCRPGTGAPVEGGLPELELACFGGGPGVDLSALRGPLVLNAWFATCAPCKRELPVLQDFYEQHGDEVDVLGVDYADPITEGAMQLLTRSGVTYPQVADTQGDLSVDPVVRAVAFPTTVLVGADGTVEAVLPMEIRSVEQLEDLVAEHLGVRL
- a CDS encoding NUDIX hydrolase; translation: MSGHSGSVAPLPQWLLPVQEGAQAITADRLSRFTPPADGSARPGAVLMLFAEGPAGPELLLTERAHDMRSHPGQVSFPGGGVDPGETAVQAALREAEEEVGLEPAEVRVFATLPDLWLPPSNFAVTPVLGWWAHPSGVHIASSAEVHAIHHVPVSELLAAEHRVTVRHPRGFESPGFLIGPDNDVILWGFTGGIIAKLFDFLGWTTPWDESRICELPDYMLAADPRPRPDHPTTGGLLDIEDVPDRPDEDI
- a CDS encoding MarP family serine protease is translated as MNLLDWLLALLVLAYALSGYWQGFITGAFATAGLLAGGLFGIWLAPIALGDANPSLLVTLGALFIVILAASLGQATLQYVGARLRSRITWQPVRALDAVGGAALSAVAVLLVAWALGVAVSGSRIAGVTPMVRSSTVLAKVDNALPQSAGGLLQAFNTVVGTSFFPRYLEPFAPERIIEVAPGDERMLRRPAVQRAAPSVLKIRGANSCGNGVEGSGFVYAPDRLMTNAHVVAGVDAPQVQLESGPVEGRVVYYNPDVDVAVVSFDSGSLPALEFAQAAPKDAVAVLGYPLDGPYDVRAARIRAEQRLRSPNIYGDGAVIREVFSLRGLVRPGNSGGPIISTRGDVVGVVFAASVTDGDTGYALTTDQVEQAADQGRAATSPVSTGACAG
- a CDS encoding phage holin family protein, whose translation is MAIEPVKDTDPTIGRLVTDASRDISSLISKEIALAKSELKVSVKAGGIGAGLFAAAGFLGVLAIIMLSVAIAYFIHWAGLGLHWSFLIVFGLYVALAGLLVLIGIKKVKQVRAPEKAIAQGKQIPSALKGQHTA
- the nhaA gene encoding Na+/H+ antiporter NhaA codes for the protein MNSSTSSPRLFSRGSFLEDSRIAGVLRAETTGGLLLIVGALIAIVWANTPFAGTYEAIRDFKPLSAPLDLGAFTLHLDLSIGTWAADGLLAIFFFVVGLELKREFVAGDLRDPKRAALPMAAAVGGMAVPALLYLAWNFAAADGAPRGWAIPTATDIAFAVAILAVISTHLPSGLRTFLLTLAVVDDLLAITIIAIFYTEDLDLLFLALGILPILVFGFLAQKRIFPGFLLIPLALLAWVLVHESGVHATVAGVLLGFTVPVLRKDKDSDKPGLAEHLEHLVRPISAGIAVPVFAFFAAGVTVGGFSGLVDSFKDPVALGIVTGLVAGKAIGITGSTWLLSKFTKADLDDDLAWIDVIGLSMLAGIGFTVSLLIGELAFGQGSERDDHVKVGVLIGSALAVVLATIVLRSRNRVYKKLWEAEQVDTDRDDIPDVYQAGDNDPATPPY
- the acs gene encoding acetate--CoA ligase — its product is MSDETLSNLLKEDRRFEPPAELAANANVTAEAYDAAAADPEAFWAEQAGRLTWATPWDRVLNWDDPPFAKWFEGGRLNAAYNCVDRHVEAGRGDKVAFHFVGEPVDDTRDITYAELQDLVCQAANTLIDLGVQTGDRVAIYMPMIPEAVVAMLACARIGAPHTVVFGGFSSDALASRLEDCQAKVVVTADGGYRRGAPSALKPAVDEARVKAAGLGHTVEKVLVVRRTGQDLGADSWDDAVDVWWHESVDRASTEHAHEAFDAEHPLYVMYTSGTTGKPKGILHTTGGYLTGAAYTHWAVFDIKPDDVFWCTADIGWVTGHSYIVYGPLANGVTQVLYEGTPDSPEKGRWWQIIEQQGVTILYTAPTAIRSFMKQGREIPDRHDLSSLRLLGSVGEPINPEAYVWYRHVIGGDRTPVVDTWWQTETGQILISPLPGVTAGKPGSAMVPIPGISAAVVDEEGREVAKGGGGYLVLTKPWPAMLRTIWGDDERYKETYWARFEKLGYYFAGDGAKLDDDGDLWVLGRVDDVMNVSGHRLSTTEIESALVSHPKVAEAAVVGAQDEDTGQAVCAFVILRDEAGDGGADIVEELRAHVRKEIGPIAKPRQIMIVPELPKTRSGKIMRRLLRDVAENREVGDVTTLADSSVMDLISSGVSGGRGDE
- a CDS encoding sodium:solute symporter family protein; translated protein: MSDIQLWTLIFTVITFSVYIYIAYASRVSTTSGFYVAGGGIPAVANGAAIAADWMSAASFISLAGIVAFAYNGYAGGVFLMGWTGGYVLLALLLAPYLRKFGKYTLPDFVGDRYSETARLVAVLAAIVVSFVYVAGQMAGAGLVFTRFLGVGTTTGVIIGMTIVFFYAVLGGMKGITWTQVAQYSVLIVAYMIPAFAVSTKVTGIPLPQIGFGDILAELDGLQQDLGLAAYSEAFTQTSMPNMVLITAALMFGTAGLPHVIVRFYTAKSVRAARYSALWAIFFIALLYTTAPSVAAFTKLQILQDLNGTAIGSEPGWFNTWSEVGLVSATDANGNGIIDFATETVINNDIIVLASPEIGGLPAPIVGLVAAGALAAALSTASGLLLVISSSVANDVYYKKINPRATEAKQLLVGRIAMGGAILVAGYFGINPPGFVAQVVALAFGLAAASFFPILVLGIFWKNCTAKGAVAGMVTGLTVTMAYMIWTIDIYGNSDGLLGIPETGFGTIGMLINFAVTIAVSQFTAKPSPLMQELVEEIRYPGKTKLVAQHQAGEI